From the Lathyrus oleraceus cultivar Zhongwan6 chromosome 4, CAAS_Psat_ZW6_1.0, whole genome shotgun sequence genome, one window contains:
- the LOC127136399 gene encoding uncharacterized protein LOC127136399, producing MVEYEACILGIEAAIDLRVKILEVYEDSALVIYQIKGDWETRHPNLIPYREHVMKLIPYFDEINFHHIPREENQLVDALATLSSMFKVKWANESPSITIQHLDEPAHCLAVEAETNVKPWFYDIKRYLEKHEYPNDVSITEKKTLKKLSSNFFLSGGVL from the coding sequence AGCAGCTATTGACCTAAGAGTCAAGATTCTTGAGGTGTATGAAGACTCAGCACTTGTCAtctatcaaatcaaaggagattgggagacCCGCCATCCCAATTTGATCCCATATCGGGAGCATGTCATGAAGCTAATCCCCTACTTTGATGAGattaatttccatcatattcctagggAGGAGAATCAGCTAGTCGATGCCTTAGCTACTCTGTCATCTATGTTCAAGGTCAAGTGGGCTAACGAATCACCTTCTATTACAATTCAACATCTAGACGAGCCAGCACATTGCTTGGCAGTTGAAGCAGAAACAAATGTCAAGCCTTGGTTTTATGACATCAAACGATATCTTGAGAAGCACGAGTATCCAAATGATGTATCCATCACAGAGAAGAAGACCTTGAAGAAGTTATCATCCAATTTCTTCCTAAGTGGTGGTGTTCTATAG